In the Cellulomonas sp. C5510 genome, GTCCGGTGGCGTGCGCCCCGGTCACCGCGTCGGGGTCGCGGTGCAGCACGATCCGTCCTCCGGACTCGGTCACGTCGGCGCCGTAGTCGTCCATGCCGACGCCGAGCGCGACCGCGAGCCGGGCCGGGCCGCGCGCGATCTGGCGGTCGGAGTCGACCACTCCGGCGCGCGCCCGGCGGTCGCGGGCCAGGTCGACCCCGTCGACCACCTCGCCGGCGCGCAGCAGCACGGCGGAGGCGGTGCCGGCCGGCCCGGTGACGACGTTGACGCAGTGGTGGAGGCCGAGGTGCCGGTAGACGTACAACCGCCCGGGCTCGCCGAACATCACCGCGTTGCGCGCCGTGCGGCCGCGGAACGCGTGCGAACCGGGGTCGGCCTCGCCGGCGTAGGCCTCCACCTCGGTGAGGCGCACCGTCACGTCGCCCTCGTCGGAGCGGACGGTCAGGAGGGCGCCGAGCAGGTCCGCCGCCACGTCGAGCACGGGCCGCGCGTACCAGACGCGGGCCGGGGCGCGGCCGAGGGGGACGCCGGGCGCGGCGGCGTCGGGCACGCCGCCCTCGCTCTCCGGGACCGCCTGGCTCACCGGGCCATCCTGCCCCATGCGTCCACCCGCACGTCGGCGCGTCCACGGGTGCCCTCGCGCGCGTAGTGCACCGCCTCGTCACGCATCCACCGCTCCCAGTGCGGCAGGGCCGCCTGCCCGTCGCGCTCCAGGCCGCGCGCGAGCCGGGTGGCGTCGTCGGCCTCGACCCAGACGAGCAGGCTGAGGTCCGGCGCGCCCGCCCGCCGGCCGGAGCCGCAGCCCTCGAGCACCAGGACGTCGGGCACCGGAACGTCGACCCACCCGTCGAACCGCCCGGCGACCCAGTCGTAGCGCTGGAACCGCCCGGGCAGCCCGCGGCGCAGCGGCTCGAGCACCTGGACGGCCAGCCGCGGCCACAGGTCGCCGTCCAGCCCGGACCAGCCCTCGTACAGGTCGTCCATGTGGAGCACGTGCCCGCGCACGCCGGCCTCGGCGCACCGGCGGACGACCGCGCCCGCGAGCGTGGTCTTGCCCGATCCGGCCGGGCCGTCGACGGCGACTATCCGGACGGGTCCGAGCCGCCGGGGCGCGGACAGCAGCAGGGGCACGACGACGCCCGCGGCGTCCTCGTGCCCCTGGGGCGCGCTCGGGCTGGTCACCCGGCGATCGTGCCAGACGACGACGCACGACCCGGCTCCGCGCCCGACACCGACGCGCGCAGCACGGCGGCACGGGCGCGTGCCCGCCCGAGCTGCTCGGCGACCCGCACCGGGGCGGTGCCGCCGTGCGCGGACCGGGAGGCCACGGACCCCTCGGCCGAGAGCACGCTGCGCACGTCCGGGGTGAGGTGCGGCGAGACGGCGGCCAGCTCCTCGTCCGTGAGGTCCCACAGCTCGACGGGCGGCTCGTGGAGCTCGCAGGCCCGGACGCACGCGCCCGCGACCTCGTGCGCGACGCGGAACGGCACGCCCTGGCGCACCAGCCACTCGGCGACGTCGGTCGCGAGCGAGAACCCCTGCGGGGCGAGCGACGCCATCCGCTCCGTGTCGAACCGCAGCGTCGCGACCATCCCCGCGAAGGCGGGCAGCAGGACGGTGAGGGTGTCGACCTGGTCGAACACCGGCTCCTTGTCCTCCTGCAGGTCGCGGTTGTACGCGAGCGGCAGACCCTTGAGCGTGGTGAGCAGGCCCGTGAGGTCGCCCACCAGCCGGCCGGCCTTGCCGCGTGCCAGCTCGGCCACGTCAGGGTTCTTCTTCTGCGGCATGATGCTCGACCCGGTCGAGTAGGCGTCGTCCAGCCGGACGAACCCGAACTCGACGGTCGACCAGAGCACGACCTCCTCCGCCAGGCGGGACAGGTCCACGCCGAGCATCGCGGACACCCAGGCGAACTCGGCCACGACGTCACGGGACGCGGTGCCGTCGATCGAGTTCTCCACCGGGCCGTCGAACCCGAGCTCCGCCGCGACGGCCGCCGGGTCGAGGCCCAGCGAGGAGCCCGCCAGCGCACCGGAGCCGTACGGCGACACCGCGGCGCGGCGGTCCCAGTCGGCGTACCGCTCGACGTCGCGCAGCAGCGGCCACGCGTGCGCCAGCAGGTGGTGCGCGAGCAGGACGGGCTGCGCGTGCTGCAGGTGCGTGCGACCCGGCATGATCGCGTCGCCCGCGGCCTCGGCCTGGGTCACGAGCGCGTCGACGACCTCGAGCGTCAGCCCCATGATCGCCCGGGCCTCGTCCCGCAGGTACATCCGCACCAGCGTGGCGATCTGGTCGTTGCGCGACCGCCCGGCGCGCAGGCGGCCGCCGAGATCGGCCCCGGCGCGCTCGATCAGGCCCCGCTCCAGCGCCCCGTGCACGTCCTCGTCGGACTCGGCGGCGACGAACGCCCCGGACTCGACGTCGGCGCGCAGGCGGTCCAGCGCGTCGAGCATGCCCGCGAGCGCCGCGTCGTCGAGCAGCCCGGCCGCGTGCAGCACCCGCGCGTGGGCCTTCGACCCCGCGATGTCCTGCGGGGCCAGGCGCCAGTCGAACTGCGTGGACTTCGACAGCGCCGCCAGGGCATCGGCGGGGCCGCCGGCGAACCGGCCGCCCCACAGCGTCCCGGCCTGCTCAGGCACCGATGCCGCCCTGCGAACCGAGGTCCTCGCCGTTGCCGAACTGCACGTCGCGGGCGGCGGCGAGCTTGGACGACAGGCCGTAGATCTCGATGAACCCGCGGGCCGCCGACTGGTCGAACGTGTCGCCCGAGTCGTAGGTCGCGAGGTTGAAGTCGTACAGCGAGGAGTCCGAGCGCCGCCCGGTGACCGTCGCGCGGCCCCCGTGCAGCACCATGCGGATCTCGCCGGAGACGTAGCGCTGGGTGTCGTCGATGAAGACGTCGAGCGACTTCTTCAGCGGGGAGAACCACTGGCCGTCGTAGACCAGCTCGGTCCAGCGCTGCTCGACCTGGCGCTTGAACCGGGCCTGCTCGCGCTCGACGGTGACGTTCTCGAGCTCCTGGTGCGCGGCGATGAGCGCGATGGCGCCCGGGGCCTCGTACACCTCGCGGGACTTGATGCCGACCAGACGGTCCTCGACGATGTCGATGCGGCCGACGCCCTGGGCGCCCGCGCGGCGGTTCATCTCCTGGATCGCCTGCAGCGGGGTGACCGGCACGCCGTCCAGCGCGACCGGGACGCCCTGGTCGAACGTGATGACGACCTCGTCGGCGACCGGCGGGAAGGTCGGGTCGTCCGTGTAGGTGTAGACGTCCTTGGTGGGCTCGTTCCAGATGTCCTCGAGGAAGCCGGTCTCGACGGCGCGGCCCCACACGTTCTGGTCGATCGAGAACGGGTTGTGCTTCGTGGTCGCGATGGGGAGCTTCTTGCGCTCGGCGAACTCGATGGCCTTGTCGCGGGTCAGCGCGAGGTCGCGGACCGGGGCGAGGCACTTGAGGTCGGGCGCGATCGACGTGATGCCGACCTCGAACCGCACCTGGTCGTTGCCCTTGCCGGTGCAGCCGTGCGCCACGGTGGTGGCGCCGAACTGCCGGGCGGCGCGGACCAGGTGCTTGACGATGACGGGGCGGGACAGCGCCGACACCAGCGGGTACCGGTCGAGGTACAGGCCGTTCGCGCGCAGCGCCGGCATGCAGTACTCGGCGGCGAACTCGTCGCGGGCGTCGGCGACGTACGCCTCGACCGCGCCGCAGTCGAGGGCGCGCCGGCGGATGACCTCGAGGTCCTCGCCGCCCTGGCCGACGTCGACCGCCACGGCGATCACCTCGGCGCCGGTCGCCTCGGCGATCCAGCCGATGCCCACGGAGGTGTCCAGGCCGCCCGAGTAGGCGAGGACGACGCGCTCAGTCATGTTCTTCTCTTTCGTGTCTGCGTGACGGGGGTGGTCGGGTGGCGCGCCGGGGTCAGCCGGTCTGCGCGAGCTCGAGGAACCGGGCCGCGATCGCGGGGCCCTCGGGGCCGTCGGCGCCCTCGCGGGCGATGACGAGGACGGTGTCGTCGCCCGCGATCGTGCCGAGCACGCCGGGCAGGACGGAGTGGTCGATGGCCGAGGCGAGGAACTGCGCCGCGCCGGGCGGGGTGCGCAGGACGACCAGGCTGCCGGACGCCTCCGCGGTGACCAGCAGCTCCGAGCAGAGCCGGGCGAGCCGCGCGGCGAGCGCCTCGGCGTCGGACACCGGGGCCGGGCTGCGGTCGCCGCCCTCCCCCGGCACGGCGTACGCGAGGGCGCCGACGGGGGTGCGGATCTTCACGGCCCGCAGCTCGACGAGGTCGCGCGAGAGCGTGGCCTGCGTGACGGTGACGCCCTGGTGCGCGAGGAGATCCGCCAGCTCGGACTGCGAGTGCACGGACTGCCGGGACAGCAGGTCGCGGATCAGCGCGTGCCGGGCGGCCTTGGTCGCGGGGATGCGTCCGGTCGACGTCACCGGCTCCTCGGCCGTCACGAGGCGTCCTCGAGCAGCCAGGCGAGCAGGGCCTTCTGCGCGTGCAGCCGGTTCTCCGCCTCGTCCCAGACCACGGACTGCGGGCCGTCGAGCACCTCGGCGGTGATCTCCTTCCCGCGGTACGCCGGCAGGCAGTGCAGCACGAGCGCGTCCGGCGCCGCGAGGGCGAGCGCGGCGGCGTCCAGGCGGTACGGCACGAACGGCTGCTCCCGCTCGGCGGCCTCGTCCTCCTGGCCCATCGACACCCACGTGTCCGTCGCCACCGCGTCCGCGCCGGCGAGGGCCGCGCCCAGGTCGTCCGTGACCTCGACAGAGCCGCCGGTGCGCGCCGCCACCGCCGCGGCGGCCGCGACCACGCCCGCGTCCGGCAGGTAGGCGGCCGGCGTCGCGATGCGCACGTGCAGGCCCGCGGTCGCGCCGCCGAGCAGGTACGACTGCGCCATGTTGTTGGAGCCGTCGCCCGTGTAGGCCAGGGTCCGGCCGCGCAGCGCGCCCACGCCGCCCCAGTGCTGGGCCAGCGTGAGCAGGTCCGCGAGCACCTGGCACGGGTGGAAGTCGTCGGTCAGCGCGTTGACCACCGGGACGCCGGCGTGGGCCGCCATCTCCTCGATCCGGGCCTGCGCGTGCGTCCGCCAGACGATCGCCGAGACCTGACGGCCCAGCACCCGCGCGGTGTCCGCGATCGACTCCCGCACCCCGATCCGGGCGAGGTTGCCGTCCACGGCGAGCGGGTAGCCGCCCAGCTCGGCCACACCCGTCGTGAACGACACCTGCGTGCGCAGCGTCGGCTTGTCGAAGACGATCGCGACCGCCTGCGGACCGGCGAGCGGCCGGCGGAGGTGGCGGTCCGCCCGCAGCGCGAGGCCGAGCTCGAGCACCTGCGCCTGCTCGTCGGGGCTGAGGTCGTCGTCGCGCAGGAAGTGCCGGGGCGGGGCGGCGGTCATGCGGCGGCTCCGAGGTCGTGCGGCAACGCCGCGAGGAAGTCGGTGAACGTGGCGGCCTGCTCGCGGGTCAGCACGAACGGCGGGGCCAGGCGGATGGTCTCCGGGGTGCACGGGTTGACGACGAAGCCGGCCTCGAGGGCGCGGGCGGCGACGTCGGCGGCGACGGGCGCGGTGAGGCCGACCGCGACGAGCAGCCCCTCCCCCCGGACCTCGGCGACGAGCGGGTGCCCGAGCGCCGCGATCTGCTCCCGCCACCACGCGCCGAGCTCCGTGACGTGCGACAGCAGCCCGTCGCGCTCGATGACGCCGACCGTGGCGAGCGCCGCGGCCGCCGCGACCGGGTTGCCGCCGAACGTGGTGCCGTGCTGGCCGCGGCCGAGCAGCGTCGCCGCGCGCTCCCCGTAGGCGACGACCGCCCCGACGGGGAAGCCGCCGCCGAGGCCCTTGGCCAGCGTGACGACGTCGGGGCGGATGCCGCCGCCGAGGTGCGCGTGCTGGTGCGCCAGCCACACGCCGGTCCGGCCCATGCCGGTCTGCACCTCGTCGAGCACGAGCAGCGCGCCGTGCGCGGCCGTCAGCTCGCGGGCCCGCACCAGGTACCCGGGCGGCAGGGGGCGGACCCCCGCCTCGCCCTGGATCGGCTCCAGGAACAGCGCCGCGACGCGGTCCCCGTCGCTGCCCTCGAACGCCGCCTCCAGCGCCGCGGTGTCCCCGAACGGCAGGAACTCCACCCCGCCGGGCAGCGGCTCGAACGGCTCCCGGTACGCGGCCTTGGACGTGAGCGCGAGCGCGCCCATCGACCGGCCGTGGAACGCACCCTCCAGCGCCAGGACGCGGGTGCGCCGGCCGGCGGGGCCGTCGGCGTTGCGACGGGCCATCTTGAACGCCGCCTCGTTCGCCTCGGTGCCCGAGTTCGTGAGGAACACCCGCGACCCCTCGGGGGCGTCCGCGAGCGCCAGCAGCCGCTCGGCGAGCGCGATCTGCGTCGGGCTGGCGAAGAAGTTCGAGATGTGGCCGAGCGTGCCGAGCTGGGCGGAGACGGCCGCCGTCAGGGTCGGGTGCGCGTGCCCCAGGGCGTTCACGGCGATGCCGCCGAGCAGGTCGAGGTAGCGGGTGCCGTCGGCGTCCCAGACGTACGGCCCCTCCCCGCGGACGAGCACGCGCTGCGGCGCTCCGAACGTGTCCATCAGGGCGTGGCCGTAGCGCTGCGTCCAGTGCGCGACGGAGTCGGACCGGGTCAGGCCCGTCAGGACGGCGGCGCCGTCGACGGGCGCCGGCTGCTGCGCGGTCACTCAGCTCACCTCGGGGACGTGGGGGACGTTCGGCACGCCGCCGCCGACCTGCGGGATCGGGGCGGTGAAGGGCGAGGGCACGGGCTCGTCGTCGGGCAGCACCATCGTGCCGATGCCCTCGGACGTGAACACCTCGACCAGGATCGAGTGCGCCTGCCGGCCGTCGATGACGTGGGCCCGGCCGACGCCGCCCGTCACCGCGCGCCAGCAGGCCTCCATCTTGGGGCGCATCCCGGAGTCCAGGGACGGCAGCAGGTCGGCCAGCGCACCCGCGCGGATGCGGCGGGCCAGCGACGAGCGGTCCGGCCACGAGGTGTAGAGGCCCTCGACGTCGGTCAGCACGATGAGCTTGCGGGCGCCGAGCGCCACGGCGAGCGCGGCCGCCGCCGTGTCGGCGTTGACGTTGAGCACCTGGGTCGGGTCGTCGACGTCGGGGGCGACCGTGGAGACCACCGGGATGCGTCCGGCGTCCAGCAGGTCGTGCACCGCTCCGGGGTTGACCTGCACCACGTCGCCGACCTGCCCGACGTCGACCGGCCGGCCGTCGACCGTCGCGGTGCGCCGCCGGGCCTGGAGCAGCCCGCCGTCCTCGCCGGACAGGCCCACCGCGTACGGGCCGTGGGCGTTGAGCAGGCCCACGAGCTCCCGCGACACCTGGCCCGTGAGCACCATGCGCACGACGTCCATCGCCTCGGGGGTCGTGACGCGCAGCCCGCCGCGGAACTCCGACTCGATGCCGAGCCGGTCCAGCATCGCGTTGATCTGCGGCCCGCCCCCGTGGACGACGACCGGGCGCAGCCCGACCTGACGCAGGAACACCATGTCCTCGGCGAAGGCGCGCTTGAGCTCGTCGTCGACCATCGCGTTGCCGCCGTACTTGACGACGACGAGGGCGCCGGCGAAGCGCTGCAGCCAGGGCAGCGCCTCGACGAGGACCTCGGCCTTCTGGTCGGGGCGCAGGTCGGTGCGGGTGTCGAACGCCGCGTGGTGCGGCGGCGGGGCGTCGAGGCTCATGTGGAGTACGCGCTGTTCTCGTGGACGTAGTCGTGGGTGAGGTCGTTGGTCCAGACGGTCGCGGTGGCGTCGCCGGCGTGCAGGTCGATGTCGACGCGCACCTCGCGCGCCGCGGCCAGGTCGACGCCCTCGCGCGGGTCGCCGACGCCGCCGGCGCGGCACACCTGGACGCCGTTGATCGCGACGTCGAGCACCGAGGCGTCGTACGGCGCGACCTCCTCCGGCACGGTGCCGACGGCGGCGAGCACGCGGCCCCAGTTCGGGTCGTTCCCGAACACCGCGGCCTTGAACAGGTTCGAGCGCGTGACCGCCCGGGCCACGGCGACCGCCGCGTCCTCGGTGGTCGCCCCCGTGACCGTCACCGCGATGTCGTGCGAGGCGCCCTCCGCGTCGGCGACGAGCTGCCGGGCCAGGTCCGCGGAGGCGGCGGCGACCGCGGTCGCGAACAGCTCGGGGTCGGGCGTGACGCCGCTGGCCCCGGAGGCGAGCAGCAGCACGGTGTCGTTGGTCGACATGCAGCCGTCCGAGTCGACGCGGTCGAACGTGGTCCGGGTGGCGCCGCGCAGCGCCGCGTCGGCCTGCTCGGCGGTCACGACCGCGTCGGTGGTGAGGACGACGAGCATGGTCGCGAGGCCCGGCGCGAGCATGCCCGCGCCCTTCGCCATGCCGCCGACCATCCAGCCGTCGCCGGCCACGGCCGTCGTCTTGCTGACCGTGTCCGTGGTCATGATGGCGGTGGCCGCGTCCGGCCCGGCGTCCGGCCGCAGCGCGCCCGCCGCCGCCCCGACGCCGGCGAGCAGCAGGTCCATCGGCAGCCGCTCGCCGATCAGCCCGGTGGAGCACACCAGGACGTCGCCCGCGGAGACGCCGAGCACCTCGGCGGTGTGCTCGGCCGTGCGGTGGGTGTCGGCGAACCCCTCGGGGCCGGTGCAGGCGTTCGCGCCGCCGGAGTTGAGCACGACGGCCGTGGCGACACCGTCCGAGACGGCCTGGCGCGACCACACGACCGGGGCGGCGACGACGCGGTTGGACGTGAACACGCCCGCGGCGACCTGCAGCGGGCCGTCGTTGACGACCAGCGCGACGTCCGGGCGCCCGGACGCCTTGAGCCCGGCGGTGACGCCCGCGGCGCGGAAGCCGGCGGGGGCGGTGACGCCCTGGGCGGCGGGGGCGGCGGGGGCGGCTTCGGCGTCGGTCACGGGGCGACTCCCTCGGTGGTGAGGCCGGCGCGCTCGGGCAGGCCGAGCGCGAGGTTCAGGGACTGCACCGCGGCGCCCGCGGTGCCCTTGACGAGGTTGTCCAGCGCGCACACGGCGACGACGCGGCCGGCGGACTCGTCGACGGCGACCTGGACCAGGGCGGTGTTGGCCCCCGTGGTGGCGCCGGAGCCCGGCCACTCGCCCTCGGGCAGCAGCTGCACGAACGTCTCGTCCGCGTAGGCGGTCTGCCACGCGGCGCGGACGGCGGCGGCGTCGGCGCCCGCCGCGAGGGGCGCGGTGACCGTCGCGAGGATGCCGCGGGACATCGGCACGAGGACCGGCGTGAACGACAGCCGGGTGCCGCCGGGCGCACCGGCGACCGCGAGGTTCTGCAGGACCTCGGGCACGTGCCGGTGGGTCCCGCCGACGGCGTACGGCTGCGCCGAGCCGAGCGCCTCGGACGCCAGCAGGTGCGGCTTCAGGGTCCGCCCGGCGCCGGAGTACCCGACGGCGAGCACGGTCACGACGTCCGGCCCGACGAGGCCGGCGGCGACGCCCGGCTGCAGAGCGAGCGTGACGGCGGTGACGTTGCAGCCCGGGACGGCGATCCGGTGGGCCTGCGCGAGGGCGGCCCGCTGGGCGACCGGGGCGGACTCCCCCGCGTGCAGCAGCTCCGGCATGCCGTAGGGCCAGGTCCCCGCGTGCTCCGTGCCGTAGAACCGGCGCCAGGCGTCCGCGTCGGACAGCCGGTGGTCGGCGCCGAGGTCGACCACGACCGCCCCGTCGCCGCGGTCCGCGAGCGCCGCGGCGATCTCCCCGCTCGCCCCGTGCGGCAGCGCGAGCACCACCACGTCGTGCCCGGCGAGCTCGTCCACCGAGGTCGGGGTGAGGACGCGGTCGGCCAGCGACCGCAGGTGGGGCTGGTGGGCGCCGAGGCGGGTGCCCGCGTTGCTGTGCGCGGTGAGCGCACCGATCTCGGCGTCGGGGTGGCCGAGCAGCAGCCGGAGGGTCTCGCCGCCGGCATACCCGGAGGCGCCCGCGACGGCGACGGAGAAGGACATGTGCATGATCATACATCCCTGTGCAGGACGATTCATCCTGCTGGCCCGGCGTGGCGTCGACCCCGCCGGCGGGCGCTAGTCTCACGCTCCGTGACCAGCCCTCGCGCGCAGCTGCATCCCGGTCCCCCCGTCGACGGTACTCCCCGCGGCTCCCGCGGCGCCGTGCTGGTGCTCCCCGGCGGCGGCTACGTCATGCGCGCCCCGCACGAGGCCGGCGACGTCGCCGCGTTCCTGGGCGCGCACGGCGTCCGGTCGGCCTGGCTGGACTACCCCGTGGCGCCTGCCCGCTACCCGGCCGCCCTCCACGAGGTGCTGCTCGCGGTCGCCGACCTGCGCGCGGGCCGGCGCGGCGGCGCCCCCGTGGACGGGCCCGTCGCGGTGCTCGGTTTCTCCGCCGGCGGGCACCTGGCGGGTACGGCCGCGACCGCGACACACGAGGAGCGCGCCGGTGCGGCGGCCCTCGCGGGCCTGGACCCCTCCGAGGTGCGCCGGCCGGACGCCGCCGTGCTCTGCTACCCGGTCGTCTCCCTCGTGCGGCACCCCCACGTGGGGTCCCGCACCCACCTGCTGGGCCACGAGGACGACGGCCCCGCGCGGGCGCTGTCGGTCGAGGAGCGCGTCGACGCCGCCACGCCGCCGACGTTCCTGTGGCACACCGCGGACGACGAGGCGGTGCCCGTCGAGCACGCGCTGCTCGCGACCGCCGCGCTCCGGCGCCACCGGGTGCCCGTGGAGCTGCACGTCTACCCCAGCGGCCCGCACGGCCTCGGGCTCGCCGACGGGCTGCCCGCCGGGGCGTGGACCGCCGCGCTGCTCCCCTGGCTCGCCGCGCAGGGCATCGGGCCCGCCTGAGCGCGGGCGCGGGGCGCCTCGCGCGACGGCCGGACCGCCACGCCCCGGGGCGCCCTCCGCGGCGCAGGCGAGGCGTGCCGCGGAATGCCCGCGCGCCCGGCGTCGTTGCAGGCCACATGCACGCAGTCCTCGCCACCGAACCCGGTGGGCCCGACGTCCTGGCGCTCGACGAGATC is a window encoding:
- a CDS encoding DNA-3-methyladenine glycosylase; translation: MSQAVPESEGGVPDAAAPGVPLGRAPARVWYARPVLDVAADLLGALLTVRSDEGDVTVRLTEVEAYAGEADPGSHAFRGRTARNAVMFGEPGRLYVYRHLGLHHCVNVVTGPAGTASAVLLRAGEVVDGVDLARDRRARAGVVDSDRQIARGPARLAVALGVGMDDYGADVTESGGRIVLHRDPDAVTGAHATGPRVGVAGPGGDAARYPWRFWLAGEPTVSAFRPAYRRPASGSSPQRGATPA
- a CDS encoding uridine kinase, with translation MTSPSAPQGHEDAAGVVVPLLLSAPRRLGPVRIVAVDGPAGSGKTTLAGAVVRRCAEAGVRGHVLHMDDLYEGWSGLDGDLWPRLAVQVLEPLRRGLPGRFQRYDWVAGRFDGWVDVPVPDVLVLEGCGSGRRAGAPDLSLLVWVEADDATRLARGLERDGQAALPHWERWMRDEAVHYAREGTRGRADVRVDAWGRMAR
- the argH gene encoding argininosuccinate lyase — translated: MPEQAGTLWGGRFAGGPADALAALSKSTQFDWRLAPQDIAGSKAHARVLHAAGLLDDAALAGMLDALDRLRADVESGAFVAAESDEDVHGALERGLIERAGADLGGRLRAGRSRNDQIATLVRMYLRDEARAIMGLTLEVVDALVTQAEAAGDAIMPGRTHLQHAQPVLLAHHLLAHAWPLLRDVERYADWDRRAAVSPYGSGALAGSSLGLDPAAVAAELGFDGPVENSIDGTASRDVVAEFAWVSAMLGVDLSRLAEEVVLWSTVEFGFVRLDDAYSTGSSIMPQKKNPDVAELARGKAGRLVGDLTGLLTTLKGLPLAYNRDLQEDKEPVFDQVDTLTVLLPAFAGMVATLRFDTERMASLAPQGFSLATDVAEWLVRQGVPFRVAHEVAGACVRACELHEPPVELWDLTDEELAAVSPHLTPDVRSVLSAEGSVASRSAHGGTAPVRVAEQLGRARARAAVLRASVSGAEPGRASSSGTIAG
- a CDS encoding argininosuccinate synthase, with amino-acid sequence MTERVVLAYSGGLDTSVGIGWIAEATGAEVIAVAVDVGQGGEDLEVIRRRALDCGAVEAYVADARDEFAAEYCMPALRANGLYLDRYPLVSALSRPVIVKHLVRAARQFGATTVAHGCTGKGNDQVRFEVGITSIAPDLKCLAPVRDLALTRDKAIEFAERKKLPIATTKHNPFSIDQNVWGRAVETGFLEDIWNEPTKDVYTYTDDPTFPPVADEVVITFDQGVPVALDGVPVTPLQAIQEMNRRAGAQGVGRIDIVEDRLVGIKSREVYEAPGAIALIAAHQELENVTVEREQARFKRQVEQRWTELVYDGQWFSPLKKSLDVFIDDTQRYVSGEIRMVLHGGRATVTGRRSDSSLYDFNLATYDSGDTFDQSAARGFIEIYGLSSKLAAARDVQFGNGEDLGSQGGIGA
- a CDS encoding arginine repressor; protein product: MTAEEPVTSTGRIPATKAARHALIRDLLSRQSVHSQSELADLLAHQGVTVTQATLSRDLVELRAVKIRTPVGALAYAVPGEGGDRSPAPVSDAEALAARLARLCSELLVTAEASGSLVVLRTPPGAAQFLASAIDHSVLPGVLGTIAGDDTVLVIAREGADGPEGPAIAARFLELAQTG
- the argF gene encoding ornithine carbamoyltransferase, yielding MTAAPPRHFLRDDDLSPDEQAQVLELGLALRADRHLRRPLAGPQAVAIVFDKPTLRTQVSFTTGVAELGGYPLAVDGNLARIGVRESIADTARVLGRQVSAIVWRTHAQARIEEMAAHAGVPVVNALTDDFHPCQVLADLLTLAQHWGGVGALRGRTLAYTGDGSNNMAQSYLLGGATAGLHVRIATPAAYLPDAGVVAAAAAVAARTGGSVEVTDDLGAALAGADAVATDTWVSMGQEDEAAEREQPFVPYRLDAAALALAAPDALVLHCLPAYRGKEITAEVLDGPQSVVWDEAENRLHAQKALLAWLLEDAS
- a CDS encoding acetylornithine transaminase, encoding MTAQQPAPVDGAAVLTGLTRSDSVAHWTQRYGHALMDTFGAPQRVLVRGEGPYVWDADGTRYLDLLGGIAVNALGHAHPTLTAAVSAQLGTLGHISNFFASPTQIALAERLLALADAPEGSRVFLTNSGTEANEAAFKMARRNADGPAGRRTRVLALEGAFHGRSMGALALTSKAAYREPFEPLPGGVEFLPFGDTAALEAAFEGSDGDRVAALFLEPIQGEAGVRPLPPGYLVRARELTAAHGALLVLDEVQTGMGRTGVWLAHQHAHLGGGIRPDVVTLAKGLGGGFPVGAVVAYGERAATLLGRGQHGTTFGGNPVAAAAALATVGVIERDGLLSHVTELGAWWREQIAALGHPLVAEVRGEGLLVAVGLTAPVAADVAARALEAGFVVNPCTPETIRLAPPFVLTREQAATFTDFLAALPHDLGAAA
- the argB gene encoding acetylglutamate kinase — translated: MSLDAPPPHHAAFDTRTDLRPDQKAEVLVEALPWLQRFAGALVVVKYGGNAMVDDELKRAFAEDMVFLRQVGLRPVVVHGGGPQINAMLDRLGIESEFRGGLRVTTPEAMDVVRMVLTGQVSRELVGLLNAHGPYAVGLSGEDGGLLQARRRTATVDGRPVDVGQVGDVVQVNPGAVHDLLDAGRIPVVSTVAPDVDDPTQVLNVNADTAAAALAVALGARKLIVLTDVEGLYTSWPDRSSLARRIRAGALADLLPSLDSGMRPKMEACWRAVTGGVGRAHVIDGRQAHSILVEVFTSEGIGTMVLPDDEPVPSPFTAPIPQVGGGVPNVPHVPEVS
- the argJ gene encoding bifunctional glutamate N-acetyltransferase/amino-acid acetyltransferase ArgJ; this encodes MTDAEAAPAAPAAQGVTAPAGFRAAGVTAGLKASGRPDVALVVNDGPLQVAAGVFTSNRVVAAPVVWSRQAVSDGVATAVVLNSGGANACTGPEGFADTHRTAEHTAEVLGVSAGDVLVCSTGLIGERLPMDLLLAGVGAAAGALRPDAGPDAATAIMTTDTVSKTTAVAGDGWMVGGMAKGAGMLAPGLATMLVVLTTDAVVTAEQADAALRGATRTTFDRVDSDGCMSTNDTVLLLASGASGVTPDPELFATAVAAASADLARQLVADAEGASHDIAVTVTGATTEDAAVAVARAVTRSNLFKAAVFGNDPNWGRVLAAVGTVPEEVAPYDASVLDVAINGVQVCRAGGVGDPREGVDLAAAREVRVDIDLHAGDATATVWTNDLTHDYVHENSAYST
- the argC gene encoding N-acetyl-gamma-glutamyl-phosphate reductase; the encoded protein is MHMSFSVAVAGASGYAGGETLRLLLGHPDAEIGALTAHSNAGTRLGAHQPHLRSLADRVLTPTSVDELAGHDVVVLALPHGASGEIAAALADRGDGAVVVDLGADHRLSDADAWRRFYGTEHAGTWPYGMPELLHAGESAPVAQRAALAQAHRIAVPGCNVTAVTLALQPGVAAGLVGPDVVTVLAVGYSGAGRTLKPHLLASEALGSAQPYAVGGTHRHVPEVLQNLAVAGAPGGTRLSFTPVLVPMSRGILATVTAPLAAGADAAAVRAAWQTAYADETFVQLLPEGEWPGSGATTGANTALVQVAVDESAGRVVAVCALDNLVKGTAGAAVQSLNLALGLPERAGLTTEGVAP
- a CDS encoding alpha/beta hydrolase; amino-acid sequence: MTSPRAQLHPGPPVDGTPRGSRGAVLVLPGGGYVMRAPHEAGDVAAFLGAHGVRSAWLDYPVAPARYPAALHEVLLAVADLRAGRRGGAPVDGPVAVLGFSAGGHLAGTAATATHEERAGAAALAGLDPSEVRRPDAAVLCYPVVSLVRHPHVGSRTHLLGHEDDGPARALSVEERVDAATPPTFLWHTADDEAVPVEHALLATAALRRHRVPVELHVYPSGPHGLGLADGLPAGAWTAALLPWLAAQGIGPA